The DNA window TGTTGATGGAAATAGCAGATATAGCTCAGATCGTAGCTTACAACATGCCAAAGGCTGAACCGAACGTCCCATTGACGGACACGGGATTCGGTATAGTTGACAAGAACAAGCCCGTGATAGTGGTCGTTGGTCACAACGTTCTGTATTCAAAACCGATTCTCGATTACCTTGAGGAGATGGGCAGACTTGACGATTTCGAAATAGCCGGGCTTTGCTGCGCAGTCCACGACATGACGAGAGTTAGCGGGGGAAGAGCTAAAATCTTCGGTCCGATAAGCTATCAGTTGAGAGTTATAAGGTCTGGAATTCCGGATGTAATGATTAGCGACGAACAGTGCATTAGAGCGGACTTGCTGCAGGCTTGTAAAGCAATGGGCATTCCGCTTATAGCTACAAGCGACGCAGCAGCAAGAGGTTTGCCAGATGCAAGCGACTGGCCGGTTGAAAAGATCGTAAATGCACTCGTTACCGGAGAATTGCCTGGAGTGTTCTTGCCAGTGCCAGAGAAGGTGGGACAGGTGGCTCCGCTCGTTGCCGAAGCAATCTTCAAGAAGCACGGAGGAAACAGAAAGTATAGATTCTTTGCAAATGACGAGGAATTGTGGAACGAGATAAACAAGTGTACGCAGTGCATGAACTGCGTCTTTACATGTCCGCACAATTTGAGGATCGACCAAGGAATGGCTCACGCTCAGAAAACGAAGGACTTGAGCAAGCTCGCCAAGCTTGAGGAGCAGTGCATCGCCTGTGGCAAATGTGAACAGGCGTGCCCGAAGAACATAAAGATAATCAACGTAATAATGGCGAGCAACTTCGACAGACTCTACAACAAGAAGGGCAAGATGAGGGTTGGAAGAGGTCCGATACAAGATACTGAGATTAGAAATGTCGGTCAACCGATAGTCATGGGACAAATTCCGGGAGTTATCGCAGCAGTCGGTTGCGCTAACTATCCAGACGAAGCGAAGTCTCTGAGGGAGATCCTTGAGGAGTTCGTGAAGAGGAGGTACATCGTCGTCACCTCCGGTTGCCATGCCATAACTCTCGGAATGATAACGGATGAGGAAGGACAGACGCTTTACGAGAAAACTCCGGGAGATTTTGACGCTGGCGGACTCGCTAACGTTGGTAGCTGTGTTGCAAACAGCCACATAGCTGGAGCTGCAATAAAGATTGCCAACATATTTGCAATGAGACCACTAAGAGGAAATTATGCTGAAATTGCTGATTATGTGCTCAACAGGGTTGGTGCTGTGGGCTTTAGCTGGGGACCGTACAGCCCTAAAGCTGCAGCAATTGCCACTGGCTTTAACAGGCTTGGTGTTCCAGTAGTTGTCGGACCGCACGGGGCTAAGTATAGGAGAGCATACCTTGGAAAGTACTTCAAGAAAGAAAAGTGGTGGGTCTACGACATAAAGACGAGGAGCAAAGTTCCGATAGAGCCGGCTCCAGATGCTTTGCTTGTGGCTGTCGAAACAAAGGAAGAAGCTATAGTGCAGCTCGCGAGACTCTGCATAAGACCAAACGACACGAGCTTGGGAAGGCAGATCAAATTGACGCATTACTTGGAGCTGAGCCAGAAGTACCTCGGAAAGCTTCCCGACGACTGGCACCTGTTTGTGAGAAGCGAAGCTGACTTGCCGCTGAAGATGAAGGATGAGCTACTTCACATCCTCGAAAGCGAGTACGGCTGGAAGATAGACTGGGACAAGAAGAAGATCCTGGAGGGACCGATAAGAAGGTACGACGCTGGCTTCAATCCGACTATAGTTGAGGAGGTTTACGAGAAATATGCTGGAGAGAAACCCCCACAATAAATTTTTTGAGGTGATGTAGATGGCTGTGAAAAAGGAGGATAAGTATCCGGTTGCGAGAAGGTATCAGATTGCAGACGTTCAAGTTAGCAGGGAAGCTACTGCTGTAAAGCCTCAGGTTGTGGTAAATTTGATAAAGAAAGCTAAGCATCCGGTTTTAATTACTGGCGGGCAGCTTCTTAAGGACGAAAAGCTCGTGGAAATAGCGGTCAAATTCTACGAGAAGGGAATTCCGATAATTGCCACTGGCGGATCGAGCAAACCACTCATTGAGAAGGGCGTGAATCCGCAATCGGTAGTGTTCACCCTCCACCAAGTAACTCAGTTCTTGCTCGACGAAGAGTGGAAAGGCTTCGACGGAAAAGGAAACTACGACTTGGTCCTCTTCATGGGCTTTTTGCCTTACTACCTATCGAGAATGCTTTCAGCCCTGAAGCACTTCTCGAAGATTACCACCGTAGCTTTGGAGGAGTTTTATCAGCCTCACGCGAAATTTAGCTTCACGAATTTGACTGCCAATAAGGATATGTACTATTCCATGTTGGAGGAGATTGTAAACAACCTGTGAGGTGGTGTAAATGGCGGAAAGAAAGAGAGTTGAAGTTCCGGAGGGTGTTAAGAAGAAGGAAGTTTCAGGCGTGCCAGAATCTTTCCCCTTCGAGATTTCTCCAATGTTTGAAGGAGAGAGAGTTAGGAAAGGAGACATGTACGTAGAACTCGGCGGACCTTCTCAGCCGGGATTCGAGCTCGTCATAGCTTTGCCAAAGGATCAAGTGGAGGACATGAAGGTAACGCTGATAGGTCCGGACTTGGATGAGATGGAGGAAGGAAAAGCGTATCCTTATGCCATGATTTACTACGTTGCGGGAGATCAGGTCGACAACGACCTTGAGCCTGTTATTGAAAGAAGAAACCACGACTTCCAGAACTACATCGAAGGTTACATGCACCTCAACCAGAGGTACGATATCTGGATCAGAATAAGCAAGGGAGCGATAAAGAAGGGACTGAAAAGTCTGACCGAGATAGCTCTTGCTACGATGTTCCTCTTCAAGAACGAACTACCGTTTATTGAGAAAATCGAGGCTGTTTACATCACAGACAAAGAACTGGTAGAGAAGCTCCTCAACGAGATGGCTATGCCGATTTACGAGGAGAGAGATGCGAGAGTCGAGCAGCTCCACGATGAGGACGTGGATGAGTTCTACTCATGCACCCTCTGCCAGAGTTTCGCTCCGACTAACGTTTGTATAGTCAGCCCGGACAGACCTTCCCTGTGCGGAGCTATAACGTGGTTCGACGGAAGAGCTGCGGCGAGAGTCGATCCGGAAGGACCGAACAGAGCCGTGCCTAAGGGGGAGTGCATCGATCCGATTG is part of the Ferroglobus placidus DSM 10642 genome and encodes:
- the cdhA gene encoding CO dehydrogenase/acetyl-CoA synthase complex subunit alpha; the encoded protein is MAFELREGIFAIDEMRNVSIRIGKVIEEAEEWAEEMGPTPKPGIIELRKWDMKLLERYEPFYAPVQDFCNLCTMGPCDLSQNKKGACGIDLKTAKARLVTIACCIGAASHGGHARHLLDHLIEELGEDYPIDLGGNVNVEAPIIRTVVGIRPRTLGDLKEAMEWAEKELMRVLHATHIGNEESYLDYESKAMHISMVDHVLMEIADIAQIVAYNMPKAEPNVPLTDTGFGIVDKNKPVIVVVGHNVLYSKPILDYLEEMGRLDDFEIAGLCCAVHDMTRVSGGRAKIFGPISYQLRVIRSGIPDVMISDEQCIRADLLQACKAMGIPLIATSDAAARGLPDASDWPVEKIVNALVTGELPGVFLPVPEKVGQVAPLVAEAIFKKHGGNRKYRFFANDEELWNEINKCTQCMNCVFTCPHNLRIDQGMAHAQKTKDLSKLAKLEEQCIACGKCEQACPKNIKIINVIMASNFDRLYNKKGKMRVGRGPIQDTEIRNVGQPIVMGQIPGVIAAVGCANYPDEAKSLREILEEFVKRRYIVVTSGCHAITLGMITDEEGQTLYEKTPGDFDAGGLANVGSCVANSHIAGAAIKIANIFAMRPLRGNYAEIADYVLNRVGAVGFSWGPYSPKAAAIATGFNRLGVPVVVGPHGAKYRRAYLGKYFKKEKWWVYDIKTRSKVPIEPAPDALLVAVETKEEAIVQLARLCIRPNDTSLGRQIKLTHYLELSQKYLGKLPDDWHLFVRSEADLPLKMKDELLHILESEYGWKIDWDKKKILEGPIRRYDAGFNPTIVEEVYEKYAGEKPPQ
- the cdhB gene encoding CO dehydrogenase/acetyl-CoA synthase complex subunit epsilon, with amino-acid sequence MAVKKEDKYPVARRYQIADVQVSREATAVKPQVVVNLIKKAKHPVLITGGQLLKDEKLVEIAVKFYEKGIPIIATGGSSKPLIEKGVNPQSVVFTLHQVTQFLLDEEWKGFDGKGNYDLVLFMGFLPYYLSRMLSALKHFSKITTVALEEFYQPHAKFSFTNLTANKDMYYSMLEEIVNNL
- the cdhC gene encoding CO dehydrogenase/CO-methylating acetyl-CoA synthase complex subunit beta, with product MAERKRVEVPEGVKKKEVSGVPESFPFEISPMFEGERVRKGDMYVELGGPSQPGFELVIALPKDQVEDMKVTLIGPDLDEMEEGKAYPYAMIYYVAGDQVDNDLEPVIERRNHDFQNYIEGYMHLNQRYDIWIRISKGAIKKGLKSLTEIALATMFLFKNELPFIEKIEAVYITDKELVEKLLNEMAMPIYEERDARVEQLHDEDVDEFYSCTLCQSFAPTNVCIVSPDRPSLCGAITWFDGRAAARVDPEGPNRAVPKGECIDPIGGEYTGVNEFAKEESGGEYDRIKLHSFFEYPHTSCGCFEVIGFYMPEVDGIGWVHRGYPDPAPNGLTFSTMAGQTGGGKQVVGFLGIGIAYFRSKKFIQADGGWYRTVWMPKELKERVLKYIPEDMRDKIATEEDAKTIEELKEFLKRVNHPVVTGVVRPVDGKKITEGWKEEEEVEEVVEEKAEEAPAEAAAAQPAQPQQVMMPMQPMQMPAVPQIQMPQIQLPAAGQQPGIKLIIKDAKIIIDKVIIRGKEEKKGGK